The Marinobacter sp. ANT_B65 genome has a segment encoding these proteins:
- the cydC gene encoding thiol reductant ABC exporter subunit CydC, with amino-acid sequence MSELKPWLKLIYARPGRLLIGALLMLAALLSGLGLLALSGWFITKTALAGILLAASLPATINLYIPGGGIRFFAVSRTVSRYAERLYNHDTVLRLLTDIRVELFRRLASAGRGQRHELTGAQWLSRLTNDVDALDTLYLRLIAPAALAAFVTLLVFGFSAILFDIQVAVGVGMILGVAFVLATLGTYIRTVKIAARQSDLQEALRTSVIEHLEGFAELTAAGRTGKHGAWLLRQAYQSSSDQVKADSRIGWHQSGSQLLINLSAVFALWAGFELFRSGAISGPVLVLLPIALLGLAEVYSMLPDAFGKLGATQASAARLNRDCREPDSQGAAHTVVLPEGTALLAKDLTVKYPAYAPLFTHFDLQVKVGERVGILGSSGSGKSSLADAFSGLLVPSNGACVTLPCAYLTQKTVLFEDTLRANLLLGSPDATETDLWQILEKVDLAERFMSEPDQLDTWLGSSGSRLSGGEARRVALARVLLSQAPLLILDEPFTGVDMATKEKITRHIDAWLEGRTVISLAHGPDALTGTDRVILL; translated from the coding sequence ATGTCTGAGTTAAAACCCTGGCTGAAGCTTATCTATGCCCGTCCCGGAAGACTTCTGATCGGAGCTCTGTTAATGCTTGCAGCCCTGCTCTCCGGCCTTGGGCTGCTGGCGTTGTCTGGCTGGTTTATTACAAAAACCGCGCTGGCAGGCATTCTTTTGGCAGCAAGTTTGCCGGCCACGATTAACCTCTACATTCCCGGTGGTGGCATACGTTTTTTTGCGGTATCCCGCACGGTGTCCCGTTACGCAGAGCGCCTGTATAACCACGATACGGTGTTAAGGTTATTAACCGATATCCGGGTTGAACTGTTTCGCAGGCTGGCCTCTGCTGGTCGGGGTCAGAGACATGAGTTAACCGGCGCTCAATGGCTGTCCCGGCTGACAAATGATGTTGATGCGCTGGATACCCTATACCTGCGCCTGATCGCCCCTGCTGCACTTGCAGCATTTGTTACGCTGCTCGTATTCGGCTTTTCAGCGATACTTTTTGATATTCAGGTTGCTGTCGGAGTTGGGATGATACTCGGAGTGGCTTTTGTACTAGCTACATTGGGCACATATATACGAACCGTGAAAATTGCTGCCCGCCAGAGTGATCTGCAGGAAGCTCTGCGAACCTCTGTTATAGAACACCTGGAAGGTTTTGCTGAACTTACTGCGGCCGGACGCACCGGAAAACACGGAGCATGGCTCCTGCGGCAGGCGTATCAGTCGTCGTCGGACCAGGTAAAAGCGGATTCCCGCATTGGCTGGCACCAGTCGGGTTCGCAGTTGTTGATTAACCTGTCTGCGGTGTTTGCACTTTGGGCCGGTTTTGAGCTGTTTCGTTCAGGAGCTATATCCGGCCCTGTTCTGGTTTTACTGCCTATAGCCCTCCTCGGGCTTGCAGAAGTCTATAGTATGTTGCCTGATGCTTTCGGCAAGCTGGGGGCCACCCAGGCGTCTGCCGCCAGGCTGAACCGGGATTGCCGGGAGCCAGACTCCCAGGGCGCCGCACATACCGTTGTTCTGCCAGAAGGTACGGCGCTGCTGGCAAAAGACCTGACGGTTAAGTACCCGGCATATGCGCCGCTTTTCACTCACTTCGACCTGCAGGTAAAAGTCGGTGAACGAGTGGGGATACTCGGGAGTTCCGGTAGTGGGAAATCATCCCTCGCCGACGCTTTTTCCGGGCTGCTGGTGCCTTCAAACGGAGCCTGTGTCACCCTGCCATGCGCCTATCTCACTCAGAAAACCGTGTTGTTTGAAGATACCTTGCGGGCAAATCTTCTGCTGGGTTCGCCAGACGCAACTGAAACAGACCTATGGCAAATTCTGGAGAAGGTTGATCTGGCTGAGCGGTTTATGTCGGAACCGGATCAGCTGGATACCTGGCTGGGCAGTTCAGGCAGCAGGCTTTCAGGCGGCGAGGCGCGGCGTGTCGCCCTTGCCCGTGTGCTTCTGAGCCAGGCGCCCTTGCTGATTCTGGACGAGCCATTCACTGGTGTTGATATGGCTACAAAAGAGAAAATCACCCGGCATATTGATGCCTGGCTGGAAGGCAGAACGGTAATCAGTCTGGCACACGGGCCGGATGCCCTTACGGGCACCGACCGAGTGATCCTGCTTTAG
- the cydD gene encoding thiol reductant ABC exporter subunit CydD — translation MSETQVESSAVRRWLSGLASGNKRWIRGTVAAGTLAGVATIVQMVFLARIVHLGVIENAPASVLAPLFAGLVLAIIFRAIAQGVQTQLAARCSEQVRRTARRQIHRHWRNSGPLALGQTSAGSLAREWIDHVDALHGYFARFLPQMILSLVIPLLILLLVFYLDWFAGIFLLLSAPLIPLFMALVGMGAEKLNQQHFETISRLSGQFLDKVRGLTTLQLFGQTDSAAELIQKRSDHYRRITLKTLRIAFLSSAVLEFFASVAIAVIAIYIGFGLLGYITYGPSSDLTLFSGLLILLLAPEFFQPLRTLSQHYHDRAAALGAGAEILARLGTDAPTALAPEKEAGPEGLAPEPDTDTDTIKLNSVSVAFRPDHKILNNISLTVSKGEVIALTGPSGSGKSTLLHLLAGFLEPDSGDVRLFGKPAGSFAFGWLGQSGFLVHGTWADNLRLTSPDVSNVAIEAALRNVGLGPLLDSREAGIFSAVSEDGQGLSGGQARRLSLARIFVADYEVILLDEPTAGLDSDSELFVLEALHKLAMAGKTLIFSTHHHALLALANRVLLVSGGDIRNV, via the coding sequence GTGAGTGAAACGCAGGTTGAGAGCAGCGCCGTAAGGCGCTGGCTCTCCGGGCTTGCCAGCGGCAATAAGCGCTGGATCCGGGGTACAGTTGCAGCCGGCACCCTTGCAGGTGTCGCAACCATCGTCCAGATGGTGTTTCTGGCCCGGATCGTTCACCTTGGAGTTATTGAAAATGCGCCAGCCTCTGTGCTGGCGCCTCTTTTTGCCGGGCTTGTACTGGCTATTATTTTTCGTGCGATAGCTCAGGGTGTTCAGACGCAACTCGCCGCAAGATGCAGTGAGCAGGTTCGTCGCACTGCGCGCAGACAAATTCACAGGCACTGGCGAAACAGTGGCCCGCTGGCCCTGGGGCAAACCTCAGCTGGCAGCCTGGCACGGGAATGGATTGATCACGTTGATGCGCTGCACGGATATTTTGCGCGTTTCCTCCCCCAGATGATCCTTTCTCTTGTGATTCCTTTGCTGATTCTGTTGCTTGTGTTTTATCTGGACTGGTTTGCGGGGATTTTCCTTCTGCTGTCAGCTCCCCTGATTCCCCTGTTTATGGCGTTGGTGGGTATGGGCGCAGAAAAGCTCAATCAGCAACATTTCGAGACCATCAGCCGGCTGTCTGGCCAGTTCCTCGACAAGGTCCGGGGGCTGACCACCCTGCAACTGTTCGGGCAGACTGACAGCGCCGCAGAGCTGATCCAGAAACGGTCGGATCATTACCGCAGGATTACCCTCAAAACCCTGCGTATTGCGTTTCTGTCATCAGCGGTTCTGGAGTTTTTCGCGTCGGTTGCGATCGCCGTAATCGCCATTTATATCGGCTTTGGTCTTCTTGGCTATATCACCTATGGACCATCGTCTGATCTGACGCTTTTCTCTGGCCTTCTGATTCTGTTGCTTGCCCCGGAATTCTTTCAGCCATTGCGTACGCTCTCCCAGCACTATCATGATCGTGCCGCTGCACTTGGAGCTGGCGCAGAGATTCTGGCAAGGCTTGGTACTGATGCGCCTACCGCTCTGGCTCCTGAAAAAGAGGCAGGCCCGGAGGGTTTGGCCCCTGAGCCGGATACAGACACAGATACAATCAAGCTGAACTCTGTGTCTGTGGCATTTCGCCCGGACCACAAGATCCTGAACAATATCTCTCTTACCGTAAGTAAAGGCGAGGTAATCGCCCTGACCGGTCCATCAGGAAGCGGTAAATCCACCCTTTTACACCTGCTGGCAGGTTTTCTGGAACCAGACAGCGGCGATGTTCGCCTGTTCGGTAAGCCCGCGGGTAGTTTTGCTTTTGGCTGGCTTGGCCAGAGCGGTTTTCTCGTGCATGGCACATGGGCGGACAATCTGCGGCTTACGAGCCCGGACGTCTCCAATGTAGCAATAGAAGCGGCCTTGCGAAATGTGGGGCTTGGCCCTTTACTGGATAGCCGGGAAGCTGGCATTTTCAGTGCAGTTTCTGAAGACGGCCAGGGGCTTTCCGGTGGACAGGCCCGGCGCCTGAGTCTGGCCCGTATTTTCGTTGCGGACTATGAGGTGATTCTTCTGGATGAGCCTACCGCCGGCCTCGACAGTGACAGCGAACTCTTTGTACTGGAAGCCCTGCACAAACTCGCTATGGCAGGCAAAACACTGATTTTTTCCACCCATCATCACGCCCTGCTTGCTCTTGCTAACCGGGTACTGCTGGTTTCCGGAGGAGATATCAGGAATGTCTGA
- the cydB gene encoding cytochrome d ubiquinol oxidase subunit II, with amino-acid sequence MELFDLTLVWAFIIGFGVIMYVLMDGFDLGVGILFPFAPSEQDRDTMMNSVAPVWDGNETWLVLGGAGLLGAFPLVYSILLPALYIGVFLMLAGLIFRGIAFEFRFKARTSRYLWNWAFAGGSTVAAFAQGVVVGTYIQGYETTNGVFTGGGMDWLTPFTVLTGLGLLAGYALLGSTWLIMKTEGRLQEWAYRISLPLLAAVLIVFGIISVWTPFIDDMVRERWFSNLSIIWVLPALTLLCAFQIFRSVRNRYEGMPFVATMGLFITTYLGLIVSRWPYLIPPDYTLWDAASAYNSQVFLLLGLLIVIPFVLVYTAWTYWVFRGKVRAGEGYH; translated from the coding sequence ATGGAACTGTTTGATCTCACATTGGTCTGGGCATTTATTATTGGTTTTGGCGTCATCATGTATGTACTGATGGACGGTTTCGATCTGGGCGTGGGAATCCTGTTCCCCTTTGCTCCGTCGGAGCAGGATCGCGACACTATGATGAATTCCGTCGCGCCCGTTTGGGATGGCAACGAAACCTGGCTGGTGCTTGGCGGCGCCGGACTTCTGGGCGCATTCCCTCTGGTTTACAGCATTCTGCTGCCTGCACTGTATATCGGTGTTTTCCTGATGCTCGCCGGTCTTATTTTCCGGGGCATTGCCTTTGAGTTCCGCTTCAAAGCGCGTACTTCACGCTACTTGTGGAACTGGGCCTTTGCCGGAGGTTCCACAGTAGCAGCCTTCGCTCAGGGCGTTGTTGTCGGGACCTACATTCAGGGTTATGAAACGACTAATGGCGTGTTTACAGGTGGTGGCATGGACTGGCTGACTCCCTTTACGGTGCTGACCGGCCTTGGACTGCTTGCAGGTTATGCGCTGCTGGGCTCTACCTGGCTGATCATGAAAACAGAGGGACGGCTTCAGGAATGGGCTTACAGGATCTCCCTGCCCCTGCTGGCAGCCGTGTTGATTGTCTTCGGGATTATCAGTGTCTGGACACCCTTCATTGACGACATGGTTCGTGAGCGCTGGTTCAGCAACCTGAGTATTATCTGGGTGCTGCCTGCCCTGACTCTGCTGTGTGCATTCCAGATTTTCCGGTCTGTACGCAATCGCTATGAAGGCATGCCTTTTGTGGCCACAATGGGATTGTTCATCACAACCTATCTTGGCCTGATCGTCAGTCGCTGGCCTTACCTGATTCCACCTGACTACACCCTGTGGGATGCGGCGTCAGCATACAACTCACAGGTATTCCTGCTGTTGGGTCTGTTGATTGTGATTCCCTTCGTGCTTGTGTACACCGCCTGGACCTACTGGGTCTTCCGGGGCAAGGTACGGGCTGGTGAGGGCTACCACTAA
- a CDS encoding cytochrome ubiquinol oxidase subunit I encodes MELDPLILSRIQFAFVVSFHAIFPVFTIGLASYIAVLEGLAYKTRNPVWAKLSSFWTTVFAVVFGMGVVSGIVMSFQFGTNWSNFSQASANFLGPMLSYEVITAFFLEAAFLGVLLFGRDRVPAGVHLFAAIMVATGTFISAFWILSANSWMQTPAGFELRDGVFHVTSWTEAIFNPSFQYRFAHKVLASFLTGSFVVAGVSAWYLLKGREVEANRKALSMCLWLILFIAPAQLLVGDAHGLNTLEHQPTKVAAMEGNWETSSHVPLLLFAIPDQENQTNHFEIGIPSMASLILTHSFDGVVPGLKDVPREEQPPVAIVFWSFRTMVGLGTLMILMGFTGLALRVGNRYWRARWFLQSMRFMSVAPFIAVLTGWFVTEVGRAPWLVYGIMTQAQAVTPSLTGGMALFTLIGYVVVYSMVFSAGLYYLMRVLYEGLEDKYDNEPDESDRPMRPLSASHVPFELHEDSKLKPVNQGGK; translated from the coding sequence ATGGAACTAGATCCTCTCATTCTGTCGCGAATTCAGTTCGCGTTTGTTGTGTCTTTTCATGCCATATTTCCGGTGTTTACCATCGGCCTTGCTTCCTATATCGCTGTCCTTGAGGGGCTTGCGTACAAAACGAGAAACCCCGTTTGGGCAAAGCTGTCCTCATTCTGGACCACAGTGTTCGCCGTGGTTTTCGGGATGGGTGTGGTATCCGGTATCGTGATGTCGTTCCAGTTCGGCACCAACTGGAGTAATTTTTCCCAGGCGTCCGCCAATTTCCTCGGCCCCATGCTGAGCTATGAGGTGATTACAGCGTTCTTCCTGGAAGCGGCATTTCTTGGTGTGCTTCTGTTCGGGCGTGATCGGGTGCCTGCGGGCGTCCACCTGTTTGCGGCGATCATGGTGGCCACAGGGACCTTCATTTCTGCATTCTGGATTCTCTCCGCAAACAGCTGGATGCAGACCCCTGCGGGCTTCGAACTGCGTGATGGTGTTTTCCATGTAACTTCATGGACAGAGGCAATATTCAACCCGTCATTCCAGTACCGCTTCGCTCACAAGGTTCTCGCGTCTTTCCTTACCGGCTCTTTTGTTGTCGCCGGCGTAAGCGCGTGGTACCTGCTTAAGGGCCGCGAAGTAGAGGCCAACCGCAAGGCTCTCTCAATGTGCCTTTGGCTGATTCTGTTCATCGCGCCGGCACAACTCCTGGTAGGTGACGCACACGGGCTTAACACCCTTGAGCATCAGCCAACCAAGGTAGCGGCTATGGAAGGTAACTGGGAAACCTCTTCACATGTGCCACTCCTGTTGTTCGCCATTCCAGACCAGGAGAACCAGACCAACCACTTTGAAATCGGCATTCCGAGTATGGCCAGCCTGATTCTGACTCATTCATTCGATGGTGTGGTGCCAGGCTTGAAGGATGTGCCGCGCGAAGAACAGCCCCCGGTTGCCATTGTGTTCTGGTCGTTCCGGACCATGGTCGGGCTTGGAACCTTAATGATTCTGATGGGGTTCACAGGGCTGGCGTTGCGGGTTGGTAACCGCTACTGGCGCGCCCGCTGGTTTCTGCAGAGTATGCGCTTTATGAGTGTTGCTCCGTTTATTGCGGTACTCACCGGCTGGTTTGTAACCGAAGTCGGCCGGGCACCCTGGCTAGTGTACGGGATAATGACTCAGGCCCAGGCTGTAACCCCGTCGCTGACCGGAGGCATGGCCCTTTTCACGTTGATCGGCTATGTGGTGGTTTATTCCATGGTGTTCTCTGCCGGTTTGTATTACCTGATGCGAGTGCTCTATGAAGGGCTTGAGGATAAATACGACAATGAGCCCGACGAATCTGACCGGCCTATGCGACCTCTGTCTGCCAGTCATGTGCCGTTTGAGTTGCACGAAGACTCAAAACTCAAGCCAGTCAATCAGGGAGGCAAGTGA
- a CDS encoding class I SAM-dependent methyltransferase, whose translation MSYYEERILPHIIDRACSMGQVMKLRSQLVPRAKGRVLEVGMGSGINLEFYNPETVSMVYGLEPSDGMRRKAIPNVKRSPIHVEWLGLPGEQIPLADNSVDTILLTFTLCTIPDWNTALLQMKRVLKPGGELLFLEHGEAPHETTRKWQHRITPGWKKISGGCHLNRHIADLIRHAGFELEELENFYIPNAPKIAGYIYKGMARKSN comes from the coding sequence ATGAGCTATTACGAAGAACGGATACTGCCACACATCATAGACCGTGCCTGTTCTATGGGCCAGGTTATGAAGCTGCGCAGCCAGCTTGTGCCGAGAGCCAAAGGCCGGGTTCTGGAAGTAGGCATGGGATCAGGTATTAACCTGGAATTCTACAACCCGGAAACCGTTTCCATGGTTTACGGGCTTGAGCCTTCAGACGGTATGCGGCGCAAAGCAATTCCCAATGTAAAGCGTTCGCCGATACATGTGGAGTGGCTGGGCCTGCCGGGAGAACAGATCCCTCTCGCCGACAATAGTGTGGATACTATTCTGCTTACCTTTACGTTATGCACTATACCTGACTGGAATACCGCACTGCTGCAGATGAAACGGGTACTGAAACCAGGGGGCGAACTCCTATTTCTGGAGCATGGTGAAGCACCCCATGAGACTACCCGTAAGTGGCAACACAGGATTACCCCCGGCTGGAAAAAAATATCCGGTGGTTGCCACCTGAACCGACATATCGCAGATCTGATCCGCCACGCCGGTTTTGAGCTGGAGGAGCTTGAGAACTTCTACATTCCCAATGCTCCTAAAATAGCAGGCTATATTTATAAAGGCATGGCGCGGAAATCAAACTGA
- a CDS encoding c-type cytochrome, translating to MSKNIKTVFFALAAPLALNVSVAIAAGDSDPGESIATQGNGAGALACSMCHGPDGKGNDAAGFPDIAGLNAEYMSKQLHDYAKGTRKNPIMQPFASALSDEDIQAVTTYYQNLESQTAAVTHQTANPDNQGEWLAMRGDWDNVIPACNQCHGPNGMGVGKSFPALAGQHSSYLKAQLTAWRSGTRDNDPNELMKGIAERLSEQQISVIADYYAKLPEQLAKQTSQKESH from the coding sequence ATGAGCAAAAACATAAAAACCGTATTCTTTGCACTAGCCGCCCCCTTGGCGCTGAATGTAAGTGTAGCGATTGCTGCCGGAGATTCAGACCCTGGAGAATCCATTGCCACACAGGGCAACGGCGCAGGTGCTCTGGCCTGCAGCATGTGCCATGGCCCTGACGGGAAGGGCAACGATGCTGCTGGCTTCCCGGACATCGCAGGCCTCAATGCTGAATACATGAGCAAGCAGCTTCATGACTACGCCAAAGGCACTCGAAAAAACCCGATCATGCAGCCTTTTGCATCAGCACTGAGCGATGAAGATATTCAGGCGGTAACCACTTACTACCAGAACCTCGAATCACAAACTGCAGCCGTTACTCACCAGACCGCAAACCCGGATAACCAGGGCGAATGGCTGGCGATGCGTGGCGACTGGGATAACGTCATCCCCGCCTGCAACCAGTGCCATGGGCCCAACGGCATGGGGGTAGGGAAATCCTTTCCGGCTCTGGCGGGGCAGCACTCAAGCTACCTGAAAGCTCAACTGACCGCCTGGCGAAGCGGAACCCGTGACAATGATCCGAACGAATTGATGAAAGGCATTGCGGAACGGCTCAGCGAACAGCAGATCTCGGTTATAGCCGACTATTATGCGAAGCTGCCCGAGCAACTGGCGAAGCAGACCAGCCAAAAGGAGAGCCACTAA
- a CDS encoding c-type cytochrome, which translates to MNIRKSLRSVAVSSFLVLALSTLVHAADTKVDYQKQIPPGPAGEVTFKPPLEADIPDNQYGDMVRLGRDLFMNTQQLRGKNVFNDQNCVNCHLDAGRAAHSAPMWAAFGMYPAYRSKNDKVNTLTERLQGCFTYSMNGIPPEAGSETLVAMETYIHWLSTGAPVNKALPGRAYQKLEKPEGGYDRNRGARLYTEQCAVCHGDDGNGQRVAGQVVFPPLWGDGAYNWGAGMHRVNTAAGFIKANMPLGKPYSLSDQDAWDLAAFINSHERPQDPRRRTQDSLDSTAETFHNHDGFYGKEVDGKRLGDHHNYGENPGVASQ; encoded by the coding sequence ATGAACATCCGGAAATCACTCCGTTCGGTTGCAGTCAGCTCCTTCTTGGTTCTGGCCCTGTCTACGCTTGTTCACGCAGCAGACACCAAAGTGGATTACCAGAAACAGATACCCCCAGGACCTGCAGGCGAGGTCACCTTTAAGCCACCACTGGAAGCAGATATACCCGACAACCAGTATGGAGACATGGTTCGCCTTGGCCGCGACCTGTTCATGAATACCCAGCAATTGCGCGGCAAAAACGTGTTTAACGACCAGAACTGCGTAAATTGCCACCTGGACGCTGGCCGGGCGGCTCACTCAGCACCCATGTGGGCAGCGTTCGGAATGTATCCGGCGTATCGAAGCAAAAATGACAAGGTAAACACTCTTACAGAGCGCCTGCAGGGTTGTTTTACCTACTCCATGAACGGCATCCCTCCGGAAGCCGGCAGTGAAACCCTCGTTGCTATGGAGACCTATATTCACTGGCTATCAACCGGTGCACCTGTCAACAAGGCTCTCCCGGGCCGTGCCTACCAGAAACTTGAGAAACCGGAGGGCGGTTATGACCGCAATCGCGGTGCCAGGCTTTACACAGAACAATGCGCGGTATGCCATGGTGATGATGGCAACGGCCAGCGGGTGGCAGGGCAGGTTGTATTTCCACCTCTATGGGGCGACGGAGCCTACAACTGGGGAGCCGGGATGCACCGTGTAAACACCGCAGCAGGTTTCATCAAAGCCAACATGCCACTGGGCAAACCATACTCCCTGAGTGATCAGGACGCCTGGGACCTGGCAGCGTTCATCAACAGCCACGAACGCCCCCAGGACCCCCGACGCCGCACTCAGGATTCCCTGGACAGCACCGCTGAAACCTTCCATAACCATGATGGTTTCTACGGTAAGGAAGTGGACGGAAAACGCCTCGGGGATCACCATAACTACGGCGAAAACCCTGGTGTTGCCAGCCAGTAG
- a CDS encoding IS110 family transposase, with translation MNVTTIGIDLAKTVFSIHGTNQYGKVVVRKRLNRPKLLAFFAQLPPCLIGMEACSGAHYWAREMTRLGHDARIIAPRFVAPYRKSSKNDDNDAEAICEAVGRPNMRFVAIKTEDQQAVLCLHRIRRGLIKERTAQINQIRGLLAEFGLIIPQGRYHARHRIPEILEDAENGLPMLARRLLNNINXRILQLDEEILAYDREIEAMARRDEQAKRLMAIPGIGPQTATAILASAPDPRQFKSGRHFAAWLGLVPRQYSTGGKPRLGRITKRGDKYLRTLLIHGTRAVIAKLSDKNDRLSSWAKELVERRGYKRAAVALAAKNARIIWALLMNQTEFKTQPLEG, from the coding sequence ATGAATGTTACAACTATTGGCATCGATCTGGCGAAAACTGTGTTCAGTATTCATGGCACCAATCAATACGGCAAGGTCGTGGTTCGCAAACGGCTTAATCGCCCTAAACTGCTGGCGTTCTTTGCACAGCTGCCACCGTGCCTGATCGGTATGGAAGCCTGTTCTGGTGCCCACTACTGGGCACGGGAGATGACCAGGCTCGGCCACGATGCCCGGATCATTGCCCCCCGCTTTGTTGCCCCCTATCGCAAGAGCAGCAAGAACGACGACAACGATGCCGAGGCCATCTGCGAAGCTGTCGGTCGACCCAATATGCGTTTCGTAGCGATCAAGACCGAGGATCAACAAGCGGTACTTTGCCTACACCGCATTCGTCGTGGGCTGATCAAAGAACGCACGGCCCAGATCAACCAGATTCGTGGACTGCTGGCTGAGTTCGGGCTGATCATCCCTCAAGGGCGCTATCACGCTCGACACCGGATTCCAGAAATCCTGGAGGATGCCGAAAACGGCTTACCCATGCTGGCAAGGCGATTACTCAACAACATCAACCNGCGCATCCTACAACTTGATGAAGAGATCCTGGCTTATGACAGGGAAATCGAAGCCATGGCCCGGCGTGATGAGCAAGCCAAGCGCCTGATGGCTATCCCTGGCATTGGACCACAAACCGCGACAGCCATTCTCGCCAGCGCTCCTGATCCCAGACAATTCAAAAGCGGACGACATTTTGCCGCCTGGCTGGGTCTGGTGCCCCGGCAATATTCGACGGGTGGCAAACCCCGATTGGGCAGAATCACCAAGCGCGGAGACAAATATCTTCGAACGCTGTTAATTCATGGCACCCGAGCAGTCATAGCGAAATTATCCGATAAGAATGACCGGCTAAGCAGTTGGGCCAAAGAGTTGGTAGAGCGACGTGGGTACAAGCGGGCAGCCGTCGCGTTGGCAGCGAAGAATGCCCGGATTATATGGGCACTGCTCATGAATCAGACAGAGTTTAAAACGCAGCCTCTGGAGGGCTGA
- a CDS encoding short chain dehydrogenase, protein MKKIIVIGASGKMGQAALSGLGHHEVVTASYSGKGCDYQVDIGSESSIRHLFEQIGTFDAVVNTVGLCEYADFTEMTEGQWMTTVLSKMMGQINLVRIGQEYINDGGSFSLITGILSSKPIPMAIADATTSGAIDTFVKTVAFELPRGIRINSINPTVIEEAWDVYGEMMSGFQPVPGSLVGKAFARSVDGFITGQVITVDA, encoded by the coding sequence ATGAAGAAGATTATTGTAATAGGAGCATCAGGGAAAATGGGTCAAGCCGCACTGAGCGGACTGGGACACCATGAAGTGGTCACCGCCAGCTATTCAGGCAAGGGATGTGATTATCAAGTGGATATTGGTAGTGAGTCATCCATCAGACACCTATTCGAGCAAATAGGTACATTCGATGCTGTCGTCAACACGGTCGGCCTTTGTGAATACGCCGATTTTACCGAAATGACCGAAGGACAATGGATGACAACCGTCCTCAGTAAGATGATGGGGCAGATCAATTTAGTTCGTATTGGTCAGGAATACATCAATGATGGCGGATCATTCTCTCTGATTACTGGAATCCTGAGCTCAAAACCAATCCCTATGGCGATTGCTGATGCCACCACCAGCGGAGCCATTGATACCTTTGTTAAGACTGTGGCCTTTGAGCTACCAAGAGGCATCCGCATAAATTCGATTAACCCAACCGTAATTGAAGAGGCATGGGACGTCTATGGAGAAATGATGTCAGGCTTTCAACCAGTACCAGGCAGCTTGGTAGGTAAGGCGTTTGCTCGCTCTGTTGATGGATTTATAACAGGTCAAGTGATCACCGTTGATGCGTAA
- a CDS encoding LysR family transcriptional regulator, whose product MSGIDRLEIKQLRIFQALLRERNVSRVAQQVGLTQQAVSGQLSKLREIFNDRLFLRKSNGLVPTPYAEQLSGKIDQALQGFEQLLEPESFEPELIVGTYVIAATDYAQQVVLPEVIAKMRQQAPNLKIIIQDLDIDNLSDSLTTGKINLVIACPDFVPSNYPCRTLFSEHHICVAAKNSPLANKKLRLHDIAGYPQIIVSPSRPNFRGSIDTWFEEHGLKRNVVISAPCFSIVPLYLEKTEAIAFLPSRALENSNLSILDLSESPLSFDVIVAWHPRSNKDALHNWVVDFL is encoded by the coding sequence ATGAGTGGTATTGATCGGTTGGAAATTAAGCAGTTAAGGATATTTCAAGCCCTGTTAAGGGAGCGAAATGTTTCTCGGGTTGCTCAGCAGGTTGGGTTGACACAACAAGCTGTCAGTGGGCAACTGAGTAAATTGAGAGAGATATTTAATGACCGGCTATTCCTTCGTAAGAGTAATGGGCTGGTACCTACGCCCTATGCCGAACAATTGAGTGGCAAGATTGATCAGGCTCTGCAAGGTTTTGAGCAACTGTTAGAGCCTGAGTCGTTTGAGCCTGAGCTTATAGTAGGCACTTATGTTATTGCCGCCACCGATTATGCTCAGCAAGTCGTGTTGCCGGAAGTTATCGCCAAGATGCGACAACAGGCCCCCAATTTGAAAATCATTATTCAAGATTTGGATATTGACAATTTAAGTGATTCGCTTACAACAGGAAAAATTAATCTGGTGATAGCATGTCCAGATTTTGTGCCAAGTAATTACCCCTGTAGGACGCTTTTTTCTGAGCATCATATTTGCGTTGCGGCTAAGAACTCTCCATTGGCTAATAAGAAATTGCGTCTTCATGATATTGCCGGCTATCCTCAAATTATTGTTTCGCCCTCTAGGCCCAATTTTCGAGGATCAATAGATACTTGGTTCGAAGAGCATGGCTTGAAGCGTAATGTTGTAATTTCTGCACCTTGCTTCTCTATCGTTCCTCTTTATTTGGAAAAAACCGAAGCTATTGCCTTTTTACCATCGAGAGCGCTGGAAAACTCCAATTTGTCTATCCTTGATCTTTCGGAGAGTCCTTTGAGTTTTGATGTGATTGTGGCTTGGCATCCGCGTTCAAATAAAGACGCCCTACACAATTGGGTTGTTGATTTTCTATAA